Proteins from one Pongo abelii isolate AG06213 chromosome 7, NHGRI_mPonAbe1-v2.0_pri, whole genome shotgun sequence genomic window:
- the RAB11FIP1 gene encoding rab11 family-interacting protein 1 isoform X1 has product MSLMVSAGRGLGAVWSPTHVQVTVLQARGLRAKGPGGTSDAYAVIQVGKEKYATSVSERSLGAPVWREEATFELPSLLSSGPAAAATLQLTVLHRALLGLDKFLGRAEVDLRDLHRDQGRRKTQWYKLKSKPGKKDKERGEIEVDIQFMRNNMTASMFDLSMKDKSRNPFGKLKDKIKGKNKDSGSDTASAIIPSTTPSVDSDDESVGKDKKKKSKIKTLLSKSNLQKTPLSQSMSVLPTSKPEKVLLRPGDFQSQWDEDDNEDESSSASDVMSHKRTASTDLKQLNQVNFTLPKKEGLSFLGGLRSKNDVLSRSNVCINGNHVYLEQPEAKGETKDSSPSSSPSPKGFRKKHLFSSTENLVAGSWKEPAEGGGLSSDRQLSESSTKDSLKSMTLPSYRPAPPVSGDLRENMAPANSEATKEAKESKKPESRRSSLLSLMTGKKDVAKGSEGENPLTVPGREKEGMLMGVKPGEDASGPAEDLVRRSEKDTAAVVSRQGSSLNPFEDVQITEPEAEPESKSEPKPPISSPRAPQTRAVKPRLEVSPEAQPTARLPSPTDSTSFLPPLPSSSGQAPVPSELGHGADTQSSESASVFSSLSSPIAAPISTSTPIESWPLVDRGQAKSEEPPLLPKAELQTESLTPVPNSGSSALGSLFKQPSFPADKGTEDCLMGRTHETGTENTSSPELEESLPEQPETGRQDKELLRFPRKKQDYSPSSGEVQEVPFALSLSSDGAVSPAEELAAGGDRDLESQAGSLGESKARDAVEEVAPPLPMGQSVPSIDSMTQKLEEMGLNLHKGQKKTKKRVSFSEQLFMEEAVEGAALLVEGHSSCPQELTPAWAVAGNASDGEPPESPHAEDSERESVTTPGPATCSAPASPADHLLLPFQEESFSEGPMSEASSAKDTPLFRMEGEDALVTQYQSKASDHEGLLSDPLSDLQLASDFKSPIMADLNLSLPSIPEVASDDERIDQVEDDGETAKSSTLDIGALSLGLVVPCPERGKGTSGEADRLVLGEGLCDFRLQAPQASVRAPSEQTTEFGIHKPHLGKSSSLGKQLPGPSGGEEEKPIGNGSPSPPPGTSLDNPVPSPSPSEFFPVPHSFPSSAHSDTHHTSTAESQIKATAEGSAGRVENFGKRKPLLQAWVSPSETHPVSAQPGAGTGSAKHRLHPVKPMNATATKVANSSLGTATIISENLNNEAMMKKYSPSDPAFAYAQLTHDELIQLVLKQKETISKKEFQVRELEDYIDNLLVRVMEETPNILRVPTQVGKKAGKM; this is encoded by the exons ATGTCCCTAATGGTCTCGGCTGGCCGGGGCCTGGGGGCCGTGTGGTCCCCAACCCACGTGCAGGTGACGGTGCTGCAGGCGCGGGGCCTGCGGGCCAAGGGCCCCGGGGGCACGAGCGACGCGTACGCGGTGATCCAGGTGGGCAAGGAGAAGTACGCCACCTCGGTGTCGGAGCGCAGCCTGGGCGCGCCCGTGTGGCGCGAGGAGGCCACCTTCGAGCTGCCGTCGCTGCTGTCCTCCGGGCCCGCGGCCGCCGCCACCCTGCAGCTCACCGTGCTGCACCGCGCGCTGCTCGGCCTCGACAAGTTCCTGGGCCGCGCCGAGGTGGACCTGCGGGATCTGCACCGCGACCAGGGCCGCAGGAAGACGCA GTGGTATAAGTTGAAATCCAAGCCAGGAAAGAAGGACAAGGAGCGAGGAGAAATTGAGGTTGACATCCAGTTTATGAGAAACAACATGACTGCTAGCATGTTTGACCTTTCTATGAAAGACAAGTCTCGGAATCCATTTGGAAAACTGAAGGACAAGATCAAGGGGAAGAATAAGGACAGTGGGTCAGACACCGCCTCCGCCATCATCCCTAGCACAACACCTTCGGTCGACAGTGACGATGAGTCTGTGggcaaagacaagaaaaagaaatcaaagatcaaGACCTTACTTTCCAAGTCAAATTTGCAGAAGACACCTCTTTCCCAGTCCATGTCTGTCCTGCCAACTTCAAAGCCAGAAAAAGTGCTGCTTCGTCCCGGAGATTTTCAGTCCCAGTGGGATGAAGATGACAATGAGGATGAGTCCTCTTCGGCCTCGGATG tCATGTCTCACAAGAGAACAGCGAGTACAGATCTTAAGCAACTGAACCAGGTCAACTTTACCCTTCCCAAGAAGGAAGGACTTTCCTTTCTTGGTGGCCTTCGGTCTAAGAATGATGTCCTTTCCCGCTCTAATGTCTGCATCAATGGGAACCATGTTTACCTGGAGCAGCCAGAAGCCAAGGGTGAGACCAAGGACAGCAGCCcatcctcctccccatcccccaagGGCTTCAGAAAGAAGCATTTGTTCTCTTCTACAGAGAACCTGGTGGCTGGGTCTTGGAAGGAGCCTGCTGAAGGAGGTGGGCTGTCTTCTGACAGGCAGCTCTCCGAATCTTCCACCAAGGACTCCTTGAAGTCTATGACCCTGCCGTCCTACCGACCTGCCCCACCGGTCAGTGGGGACCTCAGGGAAAACATGGCCCCCGCAAACTCGGAGGCCACAAAAGAAGCCAAGGAGAGCAAGAAGCCAGAGAGCAGGAGGTCCTCTTTGCTGTCTCTGATGACGGGGAAGAAGGATGTGGCTAAGGGCAGTGAAGGTGAAAACCCTCTCACGGTcccagggagggagaaggaaggcatGCTGATGGGGGTTAAGCCGGGGGAGGATGCGTCGGGGCCTGCTGAAGACCTTGTGAGAAGATCTGAGAAAGATACTGCAGCTGTTGTCTCCAGACAGGGCAGCTCCCTGAACCCCTTTGAAGATGTGCAGATCACAGAACCAGAAGCTGAGCCAGAGTCCAAGTCTGAACCGAAACCTCCAATTTCTTCTCCGAGGGCTCCCCAGACCAGAGCTGTCAAGCCCCG ACTGGAAGTGTCTCCAGAGGCGCAACCCACAGCCAGGCTTCCTTCCCCCACTGACtccacttcctttcttcctcctctcccttctagCTCTGGCCAGGCACCTGTCCCCTCTGAATTGGGACATGGTGCAGACACACAGTcctctgagagtgcttctgtcttctcctctctctcatcTCCCATAGCAGCTCCCATTTCCACATCGACTCCAATTGAAAGCTGGCCTCTCGTAGACAGGGGCCAGGCCAAGTCTGAAGAACCACCCTTGCTCCCTAAGGCAGAGTTGCAAACTGAGAGTTTAACACCGGTTCCAAATTCTGGTTCTTCTGCCCTGGGATCACTTTTCAAACAGCCATCCTTTCCAGCAGATAAAGGGACAGAAGATTGTCTGATGGGCAGGACCCATGAGACAGGCACAGAGAACACCAGCAGCCCTGAGTTGGAGGAGTCTCTCCCAGAGCAGCCTGAAACAGGGCGACAAGACAAAGAACTTCTGAGATTCCCCCGCAAAAAACAAGACTACAGCCCATCATCTGGAGAGGTCCAGGAAGTACCGTTTGCCCTTTCACTCAGCAGTGATGGAGCTGTGAGCCCCGCTGAGGAGCTTGCAGCAGGAGGAGACAGAGACTTGGAGAGTCAGGCTGGGTCTCTTGGGGAGAGCAAAGCTAGGGATGCAGTTGAAGAAGTGGCGCCCCCTCTTCCCATGGGACAATCGGTCCCTTCCATTGATTCCATGACgcagaagctggaagagatgGGTCTGAACCTCCACAAGGGCCAGAAGAAAACCAAGAAGCGCGTGTCATTTTCTGAGCAGCTCTTCATGGAAGAGGCGGTGGAGGGGGCTGCCCTGCTGGTGGAAGGACACAGCAGTTGTCCCCAGGAGCTGACCCCTGCATGGGCTGTTGCTGGAAACGCGTCTGATGGAGAGCCTCCTGAGTCTCCCCACGCAGAGGACTCAGAAAGGGAATCGGTGACCACACCTGGGCCAGCGACGTGCAGTGCGCCAGCCTCCCCGGCGGatcacctcctcctccccttccaggAGGAGAGTTTCTCCGAAGGCCCCATGAGTGAAGCAAGCTCAGCAAAAGACACTCCACTCTTTAGGATGGAGGGAGAGGATGCCCTTGTGACTCAGTATCAGAGCAAAGCCAGTGACCACGAAGGTTTATTGTCTGACCCCTTGAGTGACCTTCAGTTGGCCTCAGATTTTAAATCTCCAATCATGGCCGATCTGAACTTAAGCCTTCCTTCCATTCCTGAAGTCGCATCGGATGATGAAAGAATAGATCAGGTTGAAGATGATGGAGAGACAGCAAAGTCGTCAACTCTGGACATAGGAGCTTTGTCCTTGGGCTTGGTAGTCCCCTGTCCTGAGAGGGGAAAGGGGACTAGTGGTGAGGCAGATAGGTTGGTACTGGGGGAGGGCCTGTGTGATTTCAGGCTGCAAGCACCCCAGGCATCTGTGAGAGCTCCTTCAGAGCAGACCACAGAGTTCGGAATTCACAAACCACATCTTGGCAAGAGCTCAAGCTTGGGTAAACAGCTGCCAGGCCCCAGTGGTGGCGAGGAAGAAAAACCGATAGGAAATGGGAGTCCAAGCCCCCCTCCTGGCACGTCCCTGGACAATCCTGTACCCAGCCCCTCCCCTTCTGAGTTCTTTCCTGTCCCACACTCTTTCCCCAGCTCTGCACATTCTGACACTCACCACACCAGCACAGCAGAATCTCAAATAAAAGCCACAGCAGAGGGCTCCGCTGGTAGAGTTGAAAATTTTGGCAAGAGGAAGCCACTCCTCCAGGCCTGGGTCTCACCCTCGGAGACACATCCAGTCTCAGCTCAGCCAGGCGCTGGAACTGGGTCAGCCAAGCACAG ACTTCATCCTGTGAAGCCAATGAATGCAACGGCCACCAAGGTTGCTAACTCCAGCTTGGGAACTGCCACCATCATCAGTGAGAACTTGAACAACGAGGCCATGATGAAG